GAGCTGCCTTGGTCCTTGGTGGCATTGACAGCACAGGACCCCATGTCTGTTGTATTTACCCACATGGTTCAACAGATTCTCTGCCTTTTGTTGCCATGGGTTCTGGTTCGTTGGCTGCCATGGCTTTCTTGGAAGCTGGATGGAagccagacatggaattggcagaTGCCAAAGTACTCATGAGGAATGCTATCTGCGGTGGTATCTTCAATGATTTAATGTCTGGTAGCCACGTCGATTTGTGCGTCATCACTCGCGAAAAGGCTGAAATGATCCGACCGTTCGAAGTGGCCAACGTTAAAGGTGAACGTCAAGGCTCCTACCGCTATCCTCGTGGCTGCACGGCAACTCTCTCAACTCGGGTCATTCCCATCGAGATCGAATCAACTGTCGTACGTCCTGTTGCTGAAGAGAGCATGGATACGGCTTGAAAATTACCCATTGcttaatcctttttttttcgtttggaacaaaaagaaataaaaagacccGGACATCCCATTCACGTgatattcatttattttaacgTTGCAACCAACGAACTTGTGACGTTCCTCTCTTACAAATGATACGCACAGAACGACCGCGCTCGGTAGTAGGCGGGCAGAGAGGcttagaaaaataaacagggcaaaaacaaacaaaaaaaagaagcaaaggAATCGTTTCCTCAATACCGTTTGTagacatgtaaaaaaaaaacgtaattgCCAAGGGATGGGAGAGAAGCCAGGATGGGATAACGTCCTGAGTTTTCaaatttgatctttttttgttttgtttttcgtccgattttaaaaataaccgAATGTCGTGGGGCGGAATCCAGTGAGAAATTATAcgtacgaaaaagaaaataatttaaaattaagtgcataataataaatacacgAAACGGGGGAGGGGTGTAATTCGCGATGGCTATATACACAATCGTAACGGCAGTGGAGTTCAGAACTTCATCTCCACTTAGCTATTTTCCGAAATGTTTCAAACGTATGTACACCAAGATTAATCACGACAGAGATAGGCGAGCCCTGCTCGGGGTTTGTcttttaacctttcttttttcataccAGCAGTGTGAGTCTTTCAACACGCCATTTTCAAGTGAATCTCAAGAACTGACATGGAGGAAAAGTAAATGGGAGGCAATTACACATGTTGCACATAACCTCTTTTACaaggggaaagaaaaccaaaaaataaagcaaagaaatAGCGAAATTCCACTTGTTAGCAGGTCGTTTTTGATTCACAGTTGATTAATATAATACTACTTATGGTTTCTGGTTATCTCTGAGTGATGggacaaaataaattaatgcGACATTGCTCACTTGGTGGGCGCCATTTTAAATACAAACTACATAGTACAtgctatttttttatgtttttttttcttcttgtttcttcttaAGTATAAAGAGATAGATGGATAGAGAGACAAAGAGACAATAGTGAGTTGGTGGCAAGGCAGAGAATCGAACTAGTGGGCGATCAGTTCGGCCCAGCGAGAATCGAAAAACGTCTTCATGCTGTGACCGGCCTTGCCGACGGGAGAGTCGTCCTCGTTGAACGTGACGCAATTGACAAACATAAGCTGCAGGTCGGCGCAAAAGTCGTCCCTTGTCTTGTATCTGgcatcaagaaaaaaacgattaaacaatgaaaaatttaaattagaaaaatgaCTTACATGCCGTCGTTGAGTTTCTTGCGGATTGTGCTCAGATCCATCGGAGAGCGAATGATTTTCTTATAAGTAGGAAATTGTTTAGTGTTGACGGGTAGGAGGAAAGGCCAGGCTTCTTCGTGGGCTTCTAATTGGTCGAGGATCTCCCTAGAAATTTTGGAAATGAAACGGATTGTAGAAGGGATTTGTGCCTCGTTTCGTGCCAACCATTTTCGAAGGAACGGGGATTttgaaaactaaataaaaaggggTTAACCTTTATACCTGCACGGCGCAAGATCCTTCTCCTTGGCGATGGCCTGATTGAGGCTACGTTTGAGAGCCACAGCGGAGGAGGATCGGCGCGGCGATGGAGTCGCTACTGGAGGCGTGGCGCTAGGTCCGGGTCCGCCCATGGCACCAGAAGAGGCTTCACTGTCGTTTGAATGCACGTTCTTTTCAATCTCTTTAGCCTCTTTGGTCGAACTCGTCGTCGTAGAGCATTCAGACTCGCTGACTCGCGGCTCTCGATTCTTCTTACTGGCAGATTTTTTCTTGGCAGGCGATTTGGAATGGCATAAAACACAGAGCCACTTACCTCGGGGTACCTTCAATccaaaacatttaattttaacgtttaaaaaatttaatgatttATAATAAAAGACAAGTGATACCTTGGCTAGTGGTGGTTGAAGACATTCAATGTGATAGGCTTTAGGACATTGATCGCAAAGGGCGCTGATGGTTTTGTTGCCCGGCTTGCCGCAGACGATGCAATTGCGCTGGCCGGTAGCTTTGTTGCGACACTCGTAGCAGAACCAGTCGCCGTCCGGAATGTTGTCCATAGGCGGTCGGAAACAGTAAGTATGGTAGCCTTTGTCGCAACCGTCGCAGAGTAAGAGTTGGTCCTCCTTGTCGCCACTGTGACAGAACTGACAGCTGGCCTTCATGATCGACTTGTCCCAGGCCACCGATGTTTCCAGGACGTAAAAACACATTGAGACTTGAGCGGCCGTTTCACAGCGTTTGACGGCCTCGCGCCAAGTCAGCAGAGCTTTGGGAGGCTCATTAGACGGACAAGAGCCGGACAGGACGCTCTGAACCAAATCGCCTTTACTTTGTCCGAGAGGGGCTTTCAGGTAACGACGCTCGATGGCCAGCTCGACGCTCAAAAGACGT
This genomic stretch from Daphnia carinata strain CSIRO-1 chromosome 4, CSIRO_AGI_Dcar_HiC_V3, whole genome shotgun sequence harbors:
- the LOC130694668 gene encoding proteasome subunit beta type-7-like, translating into MASTKVVNIPKGGFSFENCQRNNFMANQGFPAPKAVKTGTTIAGFIFKDGVILGADTRATEGNIVADKNCFKLHYMAPNIYCAGAGTAADLEMTTLQMSSQLELHRLNTGRQVKVATATRLLKQMLFRYQGHIGAALVLGGIDSTGPHVCCIYPHGSTDSLPFVAMGSGSLAAMAFLEAGWKPDMELADAKVLMRNAICGGIFNDLMSGSHVDLCVITREKAEMIRPFEVANVKGERQGSYRYPRGCTATLSTRVIPIEIESTVVRPVAEESMDTA